AGAACTGAGCTGTGGGCCTCCTTCTGATGGCGGGCACTGGGTGCCGGCTGCCCTGGCACCAGGCTCCGGGTGGCCTCGTGGGAAGCTGCAGGCTGGGCTCCAGCCGGGCTCGAGGGTCGGCGTTCGGAGCGCTCTTTTCACTTACGGGCGGACGcagccgccgccgctgccgccaccCCCGGCGGGGCTCCGCGCTTGGCCGCTCCCCGGGACCCGAGCCTCGTCTGCGGTGGGCGGGGCGGGCCTGGAGCCCCGCCCCATTCACGGCCTCTGAAACCCAGTTGACGACAAGCTCAGTCCCAGAAGGGGTCTGCTGTCTGAGCAAGAAGCCGCATCTTCACTGGCCAGCCGGGAGAGGACCTGGGGTCTCGCTGGGCGCCCGACAGACCCTCCCCGGGGACCCGCCTGTCCCACACCGCCCGCGACGCCGGCGCTCCGCATCAGGTTCTCCAGCCACAGCATTACCTGTGGGCTCTCGAATTCCCAGGGTTTCCAGAGGATGCTCGGGCCACCAGCTGGGACCTCGGGGCAACAGTGAGAGGGGCATCCATCCTCCCTTTCGGCTCCTCTCCTCCTGTGCCAGGGGCTCCCCCAGGGGGACGAGCATGGTGGTTTTCCATCGGAGCCCCTGGCTTGGGACGTCTGAGAAGATGCCTGCTATGAGGCTGTTCACTTGCTTCCTGCAGCTTCTGGCTGGGCTGGCGCTGCCTGCTGTGCCGCCCCAGGTAAGACCCGCTCCCGCCTCCCAGCCTGGGTCCCCTGATCTTCCGACCCTCAGCACTCAAAGCAGAGCGCTCTGAAATCACAGACCCACTCCCAAGAGCTGGCCCTCTCAGGATGTCCACACATTTCTCAGGAGCTAGGCTGGACCACGTCCTCTGGGAGGAGACTTCAGGCTGGGCTGTCCTAGCCTCCAGCTCCAGGGTCTGTCTTGGCGGGGGCAGGGAAGccacagggaagggagggaggtttCCTGTCTGGCCCCTGGAGCCCCAGTGGCTTTGCTAAAAGCATCTCTCCACTAATCCCAGGCGGTCCCGGACTTGTGGTCAGGGTCGAGGCCTGTGACCAGGCAGGCGCCCCCAGGACCTCTGACCTGGCCTGGTGGAGAGGAAGCTGCCAGAAGAGGCCATTGGTGGGGAGGCTGGGCCCTGCCCCCACAAGGGTTCCGGACTGAGCACAGGGCtccagggtgggctgggggcaAGACAAGAGGTCCTGCTGTGCCTTCTTTCCCTGGTGGGTAGCCGGAGGTCCTGAGTGCAGGGCCTGGGGAAGTGAGCAGGGCCCTTTTCCCAGGAGCTGGGTGAGTCTGGCTAGGAGCCAGCTTGGGCAGTGAAATCCTGACAAAGCCAATGAGCTGCCTTCCCACTGCACTGTCCCACTGCCCTGGgagtccccagccccagcccaggagtGCTGGTCTGGACATTCCCTTGAGGCAGAAGAGCCCCACCGCCCACCACCCTCCTGCCTGCTACAGGGGTGGCCAGAGGTATAACGTTACCAGCAGCACCAGCTCATGGCGCCACCCTCCAGCCCCTCGGCTCCCACCAGCTGATCACCTCCCACTGGGCTCTGGCACCCAGCCAAGGCAGGCTGCACAGGGCCCAGCAGGGCTGGCCTGGGGGCTGGGTAGGAGAGAGACCCCAAAGGATTACAAGGTCTTTGAGACACAGAAGGCAAAGGGTTTCCAAAAGCGTCCAGCCTCCCACcttttcaaaatgaggaaactgagaccagagTGAGGGTCCAGTGAGGTTTTAGTTATACTGGGAAAGACACAGCTCTGAGACAGGACAGAGTGTGCAGCGGGTGGGAAGGAGCTCAGGGGGACCTCTATACTCAGCCCCAGGGCACAGAAGCCCAAGGTGGTCCCCCTCATCTCTATACCTTTCTGTCCACAGCAATTGGCCTTATCTGCTGGGAACAGCTCTTCAGAGATGGAAGGTAAGCCTGGGTTGGTACCTGTGCTCACCAAGCCTTCTCCTCCCAAGCCTCTGCAGAGGACGGGAAGGAACTAGCATGGGGTGGGTGCAGGATGATATTAAGTTGGGAAGAGTCTGCAAGCTGGCTGATACCCTAGCTGACAAAGTTGGCAGGGCTTTAGAAATCCCCCCGTTGTGACCCAGAGGCCTAGGGAGGTGTATTATTGGGCCAGGGTTGGCATCCAGAGCGCAGAGCTGGGCCAGTATGTCCAGGGTTGGTCTAGTTGGTTTCACAGCCCCTTCTCAGCATGATGTCACAGGGCAGATAGGGTCTTGGAGGGCAGTGTGGGCAGTGAGTGCCAGGGGCCAGACTGGGGATCTGGGAGCCTGGATGCAGTGGGCAAGCAAATCAAGAGAAtcagggaggggtgaggggacCTTCCCAGAAGCCAGGCCTGGTGGAGCTGCAGGGATCTGACCAGGCCTTTCCATTGATTACAAACAGACAGAATATGAGTCGCACCCTCTCTGGCCCGTCCACTCCCCACCCTGAGTTGAATCAAGAGGGAATCTTCAAAGGACGAGAAGTTTGCCAAAGAGACATACATGCATGCAGAAGGCAGGAGGCTGATGCCAGACCCACTGCTTtgctcctccctccctgtctctccaaGACACGCAGCGAGGCCACACATCACTGCTAAGGCTTCCCACGGCTCCAAGGGAGAGGGAGCGTGTAGGGACATGCACGGGCACGCGTGTGATAGGCAATGATAGCTGGGAACAGCCTCCCTCTGCTGGCCTGCCTGCCTAGTAGCCAGCCTCTCCTAGGTCTGGCCATGCTCCCATGCCTGAATCCCAGAACCCTTTGGCAATGAGAAGCTGGGGAAGGTAGCAGACCCACGTCTCATCCTCTCCCTGCTGTGCCCGCTGGGACTGGCACAATATTATGCTCTCTATGATTTGGGGGAAGGACCCATCATCATCTTCCCTCCATGGCCTTTTTGATGCTTTTGGTGTAATCAAAGCTACCAAAGAAggctgagcctcaatttcctcatctgtaaatgggagcAGTAGACTACATGATATCTAAGGTTCTTTTTCTAAGACTGTAGTGATTCTCTGACTCCATGGAGGGGACACAGGAGTATATATCTCCCAGGGAACCAGGGTGAGGAGGCTTAGCAGGGTTGATTTATTAGGGCAGCTCATCTGTCATCTTAATTAGGAGACCTATATTGTGGCCAAGGGAAGTCCCAGGAGCTTTGGACCCCAGTTATCAAAATCTGAAAATGCCATCCCGTCCTGCCAACACCAGACAAGAGACAGCATGGTCTATACTTTGCAGACATGGATGTTGAGTTTTACTACTAATATCATGGTAATAGTATTTTGGGCACTTACTATAATTCTATGCTGAGCATGCGTAGTCTCCACATTATATAGATGgagaacctgaggctcagagaggccctTGGAGTCACCTAAAGCCTCGGACACGCCTCAGTATCCACAGCTCCTGGATGAGCAGGCGCGAGTAGGGCGTCCCTTGCGGCAGGCTGGCTGTGTGCCCCACTAGTGCCTATAGAGAGGACACCTGCCGGCCTCAGGCCGGTGGCCAGCAGCTCTGCCCAGCCCtgtggcccctccctccccagcagcctCCCCAGGAGCTGGCGATTAAACATTTCCCTCTTGAGTCTCCTCAGTCCTAGCTGGAGCCAGTTAGGAGGCTCTCCCACAGGGCTGGTGAGAGCTGAGAGCTCACTCGTGGTCCCGGGAGCAGCCCTTGCCAAACGGCTAGCCCTGGCCCAGAGCTTGACTGGGCCACAGCCTCACactcctctcacccccacccctgcctctggaGCAGCTCTGGGGCCAGAGGAAGTGCTCTCAGGAGCAGCTGAACAGAGCTCTTCATGAGGGGCTCAGCCCACATCTGGGAGTGGTCACCACTCTCAGCCCTCAGCCGGCCCCTCACCCAGCCAGCCCCCTTTGTTTCTACCACACACCAGACAGCGGCCTCCACAGATGAATTACCCTCATTCCTGGTGGCCTGCCAGGTAAAACAGACCCACCTCATCTCCTTCTCAGCCTTTCCCCAACAGGATCTGGCCATGTGGCCTGGAAAGTGGCAGATTTCAGGGCCCTGTTGATGCAGTCTGTATGGTAGGGTATgggagtgaggaaaagaaatCCCTTCTTTTGCCGCCAAGGCCCAGCCGCTCTGCTTAAACCTGGCTGGGGCCCAAACAGCCCAGCTGGCTGGGAGTCTGTTTGCAGAATGGTAGGGGCTGGGGTACCCCTTCTTTGCTGCTGTCCCCCTCCCTAATGGCTGGTCCCAGGGCAGGACCTTCTATGGCACTTCGGCGGCTGGCTATTCCTCTGTTGTTATTTATGTTTTCGAAGGCGGAGATTAAACTTTCAGAGTTGCATAGTGCTCTTGAAGATTTTAGACTAAACACTCATGCATGAACTAACGACAGGGAGGTGCCCCTCTGACCTTGCCGGCTTCGCTATGGCTTTGGGGCTGCCTATGGGGACAGGGGCTGTTTCCCATTTGGGGGTTCAGGGAGAATGTCCCAGTGGTCTGGAGAAGTAGGATCAGGGGATCTGGTCCTCCACCATCCCTGGGCCCAGCCCTAGTGCCCTCTAAGCAGACAGGACAGAACGGAGCAGCAGGCGCTCAGATAAGCACAGTTTATTGCCTCTGTGGCCTCTTTGGCCAGCTCCACGTGGACACACCGCCTCTTTGGTATTTTCCACCAACTTGCAGCCTGTCCCAGGGCCTCTGCTAGGGCTGAAGTTTATTTTCCTCTGAGATTACCCTGAGACTCACGTCCTCGTAGGCTGGACTTCGGCCCCTTCTGCCTCCTAGGAAGGGCCTTGGAAGGAAGTGAGGGGCTGTTAGGAGAGCCATTGCTCTAGGGCAGAGGCTTCAGGGCCCCTGGGTGACCCAGCATCCATGTCCGCTCCCACCAGCTGAGGACGACCGTCAGGCAGGATGACTCAGGGCGGGAGACATAGTTCTCTGCCCATGGGCTCATAGCTGGGCTGGGATGTGTGCACGGAATCACAGACCATCTTTCAGAGCTGGGAGAGACCTTAGCAACCATCTGTTCCCAACCTGCTTCTTTTTcctcagatgaggaaatggtTATGCCCagaaaggtcacacagccagtgtaGGGCCAGGACTAGATGTCAGATCTCCTGTCTCTGGCTGCCTACTGCCTACTTCCTGTCAGCCTCTGTTTGGGGCCAGGCCCCAGGCTTTCCCTCGAGGGAACAGCGTCTTTTGAAAGATTCCAGATCAGCCCCCAAAAGCTCCCGGTCCTGACCACCAGGACATTGTGGGGGTCCGGGATGTCCCTGATAATCCTCAGGGAACTATCACCTCATCAATCAGTAATTACTTAGCCTGTGTTTACCGGGTGCTTGGGTCCCTGTCCTCATAGAGCCTCTTCAACTTGGCTGTAAAGGAGATAAAAGCTACCAGTGACTGAGATAAGGCAAACCCTTGGGGCCTAGTTATGCTCAAAGGAGGAACATCTGTTCATACTAGAGAAGTTGGAGAAGGCGGGGAGGTGGGCCTTGAGAAAGGGGTGGTAGGCTTTGTTCCAGTTCGGAATGAGAAGTGGTGATTCTTGTGATATGGCCCAGGTTGGATCTGGTGGAAGTGCTGGTCCCACTAAGatgaggggtggggatggagcaCATTGCTGAGTGAAGTTCTTAGCTGCCTGGCAGAGGAGCTGGCCCAGAGTGGGGCAGAAAATAAGGACTCGGGGAAGACTACACCTCCCCGGGGGACTCTGCAAGCCAATCTCACAGAATCCACAGAACCGTTTTCTCCGGATTCCTCAAGACTGAGAAAGCACCAGGTCAGGCCTGAGAAGACCCTGCAGGCCTGTGGAGCGGCCAGGCAGGGTTCTCGAAGCTCCAAGGGCACTAAGGCAGATGTGGGTACCTGAGCTAAGATTAGAGCAGAGAGCTCAGGACCCTGAGGAATTCCAGTCCACGAGAATTTCTGTCTGGCAGATGAGCTAAGGGCCCAGTAGTTTTCCCAGAGGGATCATATCAGTTCAGAACAGAGGGTGCTCAGAAGGcctggggcttcctggaggaggagatgtGGGCTAAACCTGGGAGGCTGCAGAGCCTAGGGAGCCAGGACTAGGGTTTCGAGGAGCAGGCCCCTCCTGGCCTGACCCAGCTGATTTCGCCCTCGTAGTGGTGCCCTTCCAGGAAGTGTGGGGCCGCAGCTACTGCCGGGCCCTGGAGAGGCTGGTGGACATCGTGTCGGAGTACCCCAGCGAGGTGGAGCACATGTTCAGCCCGTCCTGCGTCTCCCTGCTGCGCTGCACTGGCTGCTGTGGTGATGAAAACCTGCACTGTGTGCAGTGGAGCGGTCAATGTCACCATGCAGGTAGGGAGGGTCCCCCCTCATGTCCTGCCTGCCCCATTGTCCACACCCTTCTCAGAGGCACGGAACCTGCCAGCTAAAAGGGACCtagagagggaaggagggcaggCCAAGGTCACAGGGAGtggcccctgcctcccaggcctgtGCTCTTACCACCCCGCACAGCGCCCCTCCTTTTGGAGTCCCCATCCCAACTTTGAGCCCGCTCACCTCCTCCCTCACTGGCTTTCCCAAGCTCTCGCTTAGCCCTCCTCCAGACCCAGGATATCTGGTTGAGGTTAGAAAAGACATCTGCTCAGACTCAAGAAGTCCCTGTTTATATCAGTAGCATTTGCTTAGCGTTTGGTACCCTGATCTTTGcttagccacacacacacacacacacacacacacacacacacggtttactgagcacttacgaGTAATGCCAAGTAGCATGGTAGGTACTCCACAAATGCTACCTCAACATTCAATCCTTCAAGGCAagtgttattcccatttcacaaataaggaacTTGAGATCAGCGCTCAGCAGGTggaagagccaagatttgaacatgggtctctctgactccagagaATGGCCCCCCTTCCTACGCTGTTGCTATGCTGgaggccctggggagggaggaacgGGGCCCCCCTAAGATTCACGTGCAGGTGGGAGGGCTGTTTGCTCCACACTCAGAGCAGAATGAGGGAATAGTCCAAAAGCTGGTGGGAAACAGGGAGTCTGGTCCCCCCCTGAAGGAGAGGCTGGAGAGAGTATTGGAAGCCCATTGGCCACCCCCCAATCCAAGCATCCAACCTTTCTCTCCCTACAGCTCCTGAAGATCCGTTCTGGGGACCGGCCCTCCTATGTGGAGCTGACATTCTCTCAGCATGTGCGCTGTGAGTGCAGGTAGGTCCTCAGGGCGCGGCAGGGACAAGCCCAATGCCCTTGGCAGCCTCAGCCACGTGGTTGCCCATTGCAGCTGCAGCCACAGTTCCTTCCTGGCTGAGGAAGAGCAGGGAAATCAGGGACCAGTGGCAGCTGCATTTTGTCTCCCTATCAACTGGTTTTTGCCTGGGGAAGTGGTCCCAGCAGCATGAGCACAGCTGCTGAGAAGCCACAGGGGCAGAGGAAGGCTGGGTCCCTCCCAGACTTGCAGGGGCTCAGGGCACACCATCACCCTCGCCAAGATGGGAGGCAGCTGCCACAGCCCTGGAAGAAACACCTGAGACAGGGCATTGCAAGCCTGGGCTGAGTTCTGGGCCAGGCTGGTGCCTGTGGAAGGGGCAACTGGGCAGGGGAGCACAGGGCAGGACAAGCCTTggcaggaggaaggggacagaaaggaaggaggcaTTGGGGTTTCTTTAAAATTGCACCCCCACCCAGCAGAGCCTCTGACCAGCACCAGTCTTTCTGCCTGTTCCCAGGCCCCTCTGAACGTTAATTACCAGGAGGAGCAGCCTGGCACTGCCAACAACAAGGCCCAGGGAAATAAACGGCTGAAGGGCTGTACTGATGCCACTGGGCCATGGATCGAAGCACCAGACAAGAGGTCCTAAGCCTTATCCTGGGGCGGGAAGAGGGGGAAGGAATACCGTTTATTGTGCCCCTACTCTGTTCCTACCCCCCACGCTAAGTACTTGATGGGTTTTCTCACTCAGTGTTCAAATGTTCACATTCTCATTCAAATTTttctcaacaaacatttattgagcacctactgtatgccagacatGGTCATAGATGCTTAGGATACAGtggtgagcaagacagacaagGTTCCTACTCTCATAATAACCCAGGGAGGTCGGTTCTATtgtcagccccattttacagatgaggaaactgaggcttggtaTGGTTACATGATTTGCCACAGCTTGTGAGTAAACCCCAGCCTGTGTAACCCCTAGGCCTTCCACTTTTCATGCTATCTCTCATGGCTATTACCACACTTTCCAGGAGCCCCAGTACTGCCTAGGGTCCAGGACTCTGGCCGCTCCTCTTGGATCTGAAGCCAGACTCTTCACTATACCACCGTTGGGGGCCCTGCCTTGAtctgtttccttctgtctcttccaGCCAGGGCTTAGCCTTATAACAACAGCTCGGTAATGAACCCTCCCAGGCACAGTGCTAAACGGTGACCTTTCATATTGCACCTCACCTTTGCCCTCACAACCACTCTGTTGAGGCTGGCAGGTGAGGACACTAAGGCTCCAAGAGTGTCTCTGACCTGCCCAAGATGACAGAGACATGACCAGGCAGTCCAAGAGGCCCTGGTACCCTGCCCTGGCTCCCAAAGGAGACAGCCAGCCTAGGGCAGCATTCCCTGGCCAGATcgccccaccctcccacccctgttCCCAGGGAAGACTGAAGCCCTGTCACTTCCAACGAGCTGGCCCACAGGGAcacctttcttctcccttctgggCCAACAGCCACAgctcagaggcagagccaggacatTCCTGGTGACTGTGGGGCAGTGCTTACCTCCCCTCACTCCACTGCTCCGCCACTCCTCTTGCTGTTGCCTGCAGCGCCACACATCCCCAGGACAGGGGTGGCAGTTGTGTCCTGACAAGCAGCCTTAGGAGGTAGCAAGCATGCCCCTCATTTACTGTCTTTGAGGAAACGCTGAGTGCACCCTGGAAAGAAGGGCAGGAGCAAAGGAAGGGAGTGAACAGAGAAGGCAGCAGAGAACAGGCATACAGTTCCCCAGATTTGATGCCAAGAGGCTGAAAACTGCAGGAGGGTGTGGAGAGGGCCCCACGACGGAATTCGTACCTCTCTTGATGGAGTCACAGAGTGCAGAGTGGGAGCTCAAGCCCAGAGGCCTCTGACCGCCTCTCCCTCACTAACTCCATGCTGCCCCCTAGTGGCTAGAGCACCAACTGCAGAACCAGGACTCCGAATGTTTGAGGGGAGGTGTGCGGGTGGCAGGGAGCCCCCATTTACTGCTTTCCTGATACTCCCCTGCCCCTCTCTGTCTGTTTTCCCAGGCCTCTGCGGGAGAAGATGAAGCCAGAAAGGTAAGTGGTCTGACTGGGGCACCGGACTATTCTCCGGCCTGCCAGCCCCTGTCCTAGCATGGGCCCCCCCAGCCACTCTGTCCTGACGCTTTTGGCTTATTGCAGGAGGAGACCCAAGGgcagggggaagaggaagagagagaagcagagacccACAGACTGCCACCTGTGAGTGTgcggcggggtggggtggggcccagggatGGCAAGGAGGCTGGGCCAGAGGGGAGACGCCGCCAGCAGGGGACagtggtggggaaggggaaagtAAGGCCCAGAGCAGTCTTGGGGGCCAGAACAGGGAGCTGCTGGAGATTCTAGGGCCCAGGAAACCTCAGGGGACCTTGGTTCTCGTCCTGACTTAGCCCAAGTCTCTGTGTGGCCTGGAGCAAGTcatgtcacctctctgagcttagtatttctctctgtaaaatgaggggtcAGGGGCCCACCAAGCAGTTAgtcattctagaaatatttaccaagcacttactgtgtgccagttacaccagtgaacaaaacaacaaaattcttACTCTTAAAAGCTTACCTTCTCGTGATGAAAAGTCCAACAGCTGAAACCGTACCCAGGGCTACTTCCTAGTTGTCCTGGGGAAGGGGCAACTGCCCACTAGTTCCCAGACCACCTAGGGGTCCACtggcttcctctttccctctcagTGTGACCTGCCCATTTCGGCTTCACACATGGAGGCCCAGCCTGGAGTCCAGGCCTGAGTGTGGCTGGGAGAGAAGTATTAGAAAAGGGAAAACCCAAATCTGTGAGagtaaattgtaaaaataaaatatttcacatctaCAGTAACTCAGTCACATTGAGTTTCCTCCCTGCTCTAAGCTCCAGGGAATTATTTCATGCCGTGGGACTGGAGCTGACCCATGTCTTACCCTATGGGCCCACACCTTCATGAGCAGAGACTTCCACCCCACTCCACAAAGACAGGGTTCTGGGGAAGTTGGTCTTCCTGAAGGTGTGTGGCCCTCATTTCTCCCCTGGGCCCAGGCAGCCCCAGATAGAAAGCATCCAGTTGCTCCGTCTGCCAGGGCAGCAGTCTTCAAACGTCTTATTTGGGAATCTCCTGGAAGAGTTTCAAAAACCTATGTGCTCCCTTGCTCATTTTTAAGTTATCATTGAACTTTTCtatcaaaattgtaaataattgcAAAGGATATCGTTTCtggcatgtaataaatattaatattttgatataaagCCATTATATAACTCTTCAGCTGTATCCTATGCAATAAGGCACCCTAATTTACACCATCATccactttaatatatatatatatacatacatctatatatgtaaaatgggggtgccaaaaaatgtatatgtattttaagaaaggaaaaaactattaacattgtaatactcaatatataccgggaacaaaagatgaatacaagtcacatttgacttctgcaattacaaaaggtgctcaaagtggtcaccactgtgtttctctgaaaa
The nucleotide sequence above comes from Rhinolophus ferrumequinum isolate MPI-CBG mRhiFer1 chromosome 6, mRhiFer1_v1.p, whole genome shotgun sequence. Encoded proteins:
- the PGF gene encoding placenta growth factor isoform X2, coding for MVVFHRSPWLGTSEKMPAMRLFTCFLQLLAGLALPAVPPQQLALSAGNSSSEMEVVPFQEVWGRSYCRALERLVDIVSEYPSEVEHMFSPSCVSLLRCTGCCGDENLHCVPLATPQSKHPTFLSLQLLKIRSGDRPSYVELTFSQHVRCECRPLREKMKPERCGDTVPRR
- the PGF gene encoding placenta growth factor isoform X1; translated protein: MVVFHRSPWLGTSEKMPAMRLFTCFLQLLAGLALPAVPPQQLALSAGNSSSEMEVVPFQEVWGRSYCRALERLVDIVSEYPSEVEHMFSPSCVSLLRCTGCCGDENLHCVPLATPQSKHPTFLSLQLLKIRSGDRPSYVELTFSQHVRCECRPLREKMKPERRRPKGRGKRKREKQRPTDCHLCGDTVPRR